GTACCTGCTTCATGGTTTGCTCCGTCACAAAAGCCTGATTTAGAAAAATGTTAATATACCCGCCTGCTGTTTGAACTTTTGCGAATAGATCATGTTTAAGCTGCGGTGCCAGCTGAGAAGCGATCTCTTTGGGATTTCTTTTAAAGAAAGAAGCCAATGAAAAACAGGGAAAGGCTAAATCCCCTAAATGCGGTTGTTTAGGAATTTCAATTTTGTCGTACACCCATTCTCTTGAAAACTGTTCACCTAGAAGATGGGATAGCTGTAGAGCCAGAATGTGCTTTTCCATTTATAATTCCTCCTTCAATTAAAAAAACCTCGTCTCCTGAAAGAGACGAGGTATAACTCGCGGTACCACTCTTATAGCTGTATAGCCACTCGGTATTGTTAACGGGGGTTGCCCCGGCCTATCCCTACTTGATTCAGGCAGGCTTCTCAAAAGTCCGGTTCACTTACGGATATAGGTTCAGGCTCTCACCGTCCCTGAATCGCTTGCCCCTCACACATAAGCTACTCTCTTTTTTTTTGGAATTTAATTAATTTTAGAAAAGTATAGCGGATGGAGCTTGGATTTGCAAGATGATTATGGAATAACAATGGATGACGTGGGAAAAATATCATGGAAATGAGGTGAGAGTGTTATGGACTGGATATGGAAAGCGATACTGATTATCATCGTAGGGACGATTATCCTTAGAATTGCAGGGCGTAAATCAATCTCTCAAATGACGCTGTCTCAGACAGTCATTATGATTGCGATCGGTTCCCTGTTGATTCAGCCGGTTGCCGGGAGAAACGTGTGGGTTACATTTGGCGTAGGTGGAGTGCTCGTATTAACCTTGATTGCTATGGAATTTATGCAAGTGAAATTTGATTTTATGGAAAAATTTTTAACAGGGAAATCTAAGCCAGTGATCGTAAATGGTCAATTAAATGATCAGAACTTAAAGAAAATGAGGCTGACCGTTGACCAGTTGGAAATGAAATTGAGACAGCAAAGCGTTACCTCAATTCAGGACGTAAAATCAGCGACCCTCGAACCTAACGGTCAGATTGGTATAGAACTGAAAGAAAATTATAAACCAGCTACCAAACAGGACGTAGAAGAAGTACGGAAAGAATTAATGGCTTTAAAGAACCTGTTAGGATCGAATACGGCATACCAGGCACCGCAGACAGCACAATCAGCAAACATTTTTCAGGAAGTGGAAACGAAAAAAAACCAGAAGGATATTCCAGACCGCCTACAGTAAAAGCGTTTTTTAACACATAGGCAGAATGAAAGAAACTCTGGTTAAATCTTGGTACAATAGAAACAAGATTAATTAGAGGTGAGTTATTTGAATTCATTACATTCATTAGAATCTATTCAATCGTTTATTAACCGTGAACGATTGTCACTTGTTTATATATCACAACCGAATTGCTCCGTCTGCCACTCGTTAAAACCACAGGTCGAGGAGTTGCTGGAGGAATACCCTGGCATATCATCTGTCCATGTGGACGCAAGCGAAGTACCTGAAGCAGCCGGGCAGTTCTCTGTGTTCTCTGTTCCGGCAGTCCTTGTTTTCTCTGAAGGTAAGGAGCTGTTCAGAAAAGCACGCTTCGTACCACTTGGAGAACTGAATCAGCAGCTGGTGAAGTATAATCATTTTATTAATGAAGTTTAAGCAGAAAATAAGAAACTTACGGGCGCCATAAGCCCGTAAGTTTTTTTGTGCGATTTTATTGAAACACTCTTAGGACGGAAGAGGTTGGAGCTGTCTTTTGAAAAAGCTCCACTAAACGTCGTAGATAAAATCTGATACAAGATACTCCACTAAAGAGCCGGATAATGTAAGACTAAGTTTCGAGATAATTCGGGTCCGTTACGATATGTGGAGAAGGGCTGGTGGGGAAATAACTCGTCTTGTTCCATCACCCAGACACTCGAGTCATAAGCCGCTCATCAACGGATGGAAAAACCGCCATCCTTTTGGTGAGCGGCTTATGCTGGTCGTGTCTATCGGGGTGATTCCACATTTGGCCCTACACGACCCTGCGTCGTGCAGGGCCGGAAAGCGAAATCGTCCCCGGAGGACCTTCCGCTCAACAAATATCTCGAAATCAAGTCTTAAACAAACGGGAACTTTTCTGGATTAAGCAACGTGAGGAAAAGGTTTTGGAAAATTGCTATAACCCCTACCACGATAAGTTTTTTGAATATTTACTTAATTCGTATTATTGGGTTTTATATGGGAATTCGTAAAAAATCAGTTCTCAAATACAGCCGTGAGAAGTCATTTTTTGCGATGAGAAGCGATGAGGATGAAATATCTCGCTTTGAAACCGTTTACACTAACTAATTGGCTCATATAGACATCATTTGGTAAATACCCCTTGATTCAATTTTTGCCAGTGTTATGATGAAAAACGTCATAAAGAAAGCGAACAAAAAATACGAACGGGAGAGATTAACTCAAATGATCAAACAAACGATTGCTTTTTTAGGTGCAGGCTCTATGGCTGAAGCTATGATTTCAGGTATGGTTGAATCCGGGAACATTTCAGCAGATCAGATCATTGTAACCAATCGAAGTAATCAAGATCGATTAAATGAGATTAATGATAAATATGGAGTACGTACAGTATTAAAAGATGATTTAGACTTTTCACAAGTGGATCAACTTATTCTGGCTATGAAGCCAAAAGATATTGATGCCGTACTTGAAGACTTACGTTATAAATTAAATCCGAATCAAGTACTTGTATCCGTGCTCGCTGGCATTTCTACTTCATATATGGAAGACCGTCTCAATGATGGTCAGGAAGTTATTCGAGTGATGCCGAACACATCCAGTACGCTTCGCGAATCAGCAACCGCAATGTGCCCTGGCCACTATACAGACATGGAAAATGTTCTAGTGTCTAAGGCTCTCCTACAGTCTATTGGAGAAGTTTTCATTATTCCAGAGGATAAAATGGATGTCTTTACCGGAATTGCCGGAAGCGGTCCTGCTTATTTCTACTATTTAATGGAGCATATTGAGGAAACTGGCCGTGCAGAGGGTATGGATTCCAAAACACTCAGGGAAATTGGAGCACAAACCCTGCTCGGTGCAGCAAAAATGATGCTGGAGGGCGAAGAAAGCCCAGCGGAACTTCGTAAAAAAGTTACCTCTCCAAACGGTACGACAGCGGCTGGTCTTGATGCACTGGAAGAAAGTGGCGGCGGAGACGCGATCTCAGCAGCTATTAAAGGTGCAGCCGGACGCTCGAAAGAACTAAGTAAAGAAATAGAAGGCCTGTTAGTAGGCAGTAAGTAAATAGCAGTAAGTAAATAGCAGTAAGTAAATAGCAGTAAGTAAATAGCAGTAAGTAAATAGCAGTAAATAAATAACTCGATGCAATACGTTAAATAGGAGTGATATGTTGACTCAAGATAAAAAAAGGGTAGTTATAAAAATAGGAAGCAGTTCTTTAACCAGTTTGCACGGTGAAATTAGCCGTCGGAAACTCGAAAAACTAGTAGATGAAGTCGTCCAATTAAAGGACGATGGCCACGAAGTATTACTCGTATCCTCGGGTGCAGTAGCGGCAGGCTACCGTAAGCTCGGATGCCTGGAGCGTCCAAGCACTTTACCTGAAAAACAAGCCGCCGCCTCTATTGGTCAGGGATTACTGATGGAATCGTATTCCGATCTTTTCCTGTCTAATGGTTATATTGGATCCCAGATATTAATCACACGCAGTGATTTTTCTGATGAAGATCGTTATAACAACGCTCGTAATACTATTAACGTATTGCTTGAACGCGGAATCATCCCCATCGTAAATGAAAATGACACCATCACCATCGACCGTTTGAAATTCGGTGATAACGATACATTGTCCGCTAAAGTAGCTGGACTTGTCGATGCTGATCAATTAGTGATCTTATCGGATATCGATGGTTTATATGATGCAGATCCTAGAAAAAATGAGGATGCTGAACTACTCAATAAAGTCCACGAAATCACCCCAGAGATTGAAGCAGCAGCTGGCGACCCAGGAAGCGCCGTCGGTACAGGGGGCATGAAATCCAAAATAGACGCCTTTAAGATTTCTATGGCTTCCGGTATATCTTCCTTCTTAGGAAAAGCAGGTACCGACAACATTGTTTATGATGCTGTCTACCACAACGCAAGAGGAACCTATTTCGAAACCGCACCGGAAACCGAGAATCTCGACCAGAAGAAACAATGGATTGCTTTTAACTCCGGTCCTGAAGGCGAAGTCATTATTGACCATCGCGCTAAAGAATCTATTGTAGAAATGAAGAGAAGCTTGCTTCCTATGAATGTGCACCACGTAAAAGGACGTTTCAAAAAAGGTGCCGTTGTGCGTATTCATGATTTAGAAGGCGAAGAGATTGGTCTGGGCGTAGTGAATTATTCCTCAGAGCAAATGAAGGAAATGATTACTCTAACAGAACCTGAACTCGAATCTTATGAAAAAGCAGCGATTGAACGTAAAGATTTTGTCTGCCATTTAGACGTAGCCCTGCCCGCAGGCGTTTAAAATAATCAAGGAGGTCTTTGATGACACTAACAAAAGATAATGTGAACGTTGAAGCACAAGCGATTGAAGCGAAGAAAGCGTCCAAGAGTTTAATGATTCTTTCCGATAAGGAAAAGAACGATGCTCTTCACCATATCGCGGATGTTCTGGAACGTGATTTCGAAGCGATTCTTGCAGCAAATGAGAAGGATTTACGAAACGGAAGAGAACAAGGCTTTACGGAAGCATTTATGGATCGACTTTCTTTATCACAAGAGCGAATTCGTGACTTTGCACAAGGCTTACGCGATGTAGCTGAACTTGAAGATCCGACTGGTAAAAAGCTTTCAGACTGGACGCTTGAAAACGGACTTCAAGTTGAGAAAGTTACCGTGCCTCTTGGCGTAATTGGCATGATCTATGAAGCTCGTCCAAACGTAACTGTAGACGCAACCGGTCTTGCGCTTAAATCCGGGAACGCGATCGTGCTGAAAGGCGGATCTTCAGCTATTAATTCTAACCAGGCAATCGTAGAAGTTATCCACAAAGCCCTGGCGGAAACAAAAATCCCACAAGAATCCGTGCAGTTTATTGCGTCCACAGACCGTGCCGCAACAAACCAGCTTTTCACCATGAAAGAACATGTCGACGTACTCATCCCACGTGGCGGAGGTAAACTGATTCAGGCAGTTGTGGAAAACGCAACGGTTCCTGTGCTTGAAACAGGTGTAGGAAACTGCCACATCTATATTGATAAAGATGCCGATGTGGAAAAAGCCATCAGCATCCTTGTGAATGCAAAAACAGACCGTCCTGCCGTTTGTAACGCAGCAGAAACCTTAATTGTGCACAAGGATTGGCTGGCTCAACACAGTGATGAGCTAATTAGTGCTCTGAAGAAAGAAAACATCCATGTACATGGAGATGAGCATGTCCTTACTATTATTCCAGACGCCGTGCCTGCCGGTGAAGACGACTGGAAAAATGAATATTTAAGTACAGATATCGCTGTGAAAGCTGTCGACGATCTTGTTGATGCGATTGCCCACATCGAAACGTACGGCACAAAACACTCTGAAGCTATCGTCACCGAAAATCAGGAGGCAGCTGATAAATTCTTAGCTATCGTAGACGCAGCAGCGATCTACCACAATGCCTCGACTCGCTTTACGGATGGAGGCGCTCTAGGTTTCGGAGCAGAAATCGGCATTTCCACACAAAAATTACATGCCCGTGGCCCAATGGGGCTTCCAGCACTTACGACTGTGAAGTTTCTTATGAAAGGTACGGGTCAAATTAGATAAAATAAAGTATGACATGAGAAGGGACTCCTAATAAGGGGTTCCTTTTTTATATTGGGAATGGGATGGAAGGACTATTGATAATCACTTTATGTATTTCGGTAGATTTTCTTTTCATATATACACAAATGGTTTATCGAAAAAAACCCTCTATTAAGAAGAGGGTTTAGAAGTATATATAGGATCACGATCAATAGCTTGAGCAAGAGTAGGGGTTATCGATATTTGGCCAAAGTCGATGCCCAGCTGGACAGCCGTATGAGCAATTTCAGGACGGATGCCTGAAAGGGTGGTAGAGACTCCGATCAGCTGCAGCCCGCTGATCAATTGAAAGATTTGGTGAGCTACCATTGTATCGACTAAATACACACCTGACAGATCAATAAAAAGCTGGTCAATTCCTTTATCGGTGCACCCTTTTAAGGTGTTATCCATAATGGCACTGGCCCGTGAAGAATCAATATCTCCAACAAGGGGAAGCAAGGCTCGTCCATTTGAAAGATCAATAAGGGGGGAGCTAAGTTCATTAATCGTTTTCTGCTGTTTGTCTATCCGTGTATCAAGTTGATTGGATTTTTCTTCAACTACTCGCATCGTTACGATATCAAATGCTTTAATGAGTACCTCTTTCCATCGATCGATCTGCTCCTGAGTATAAGCATGATCGGATACGGCAATAAACTCTTTGACAAAATACAAATATTGATCACGAACACGTAAGAATTCTCTCATAATAAGATAGGTAGGCGTACTCAGATGTTCCGGATCACTGGCTATTTTCATAACCCAATCGTCAAACTCTTCAAGAAACTGATCCATTGGTTGAATAAAGACCTTACATAAGTGCTGATGAAATTCAAAGTTCTGCCCTTTTAACGTTTCAATGACTTTAGGATCTTTGGAGGCATAAACCCCTCTAGGATCGCTTTTATCCAGGGACTCGTACCATTGCTCAGTTAAATCCTCGGCTTTATGCAACAAAAAATCATGCAATTCTCTATTTCTTTGCATTCTATTACTCCTCTCATAACGCTAAGCTGTCATCATTTCCGTGTGTGGAAAAACAAGGAAACCTTATGGAGCCATTATAATACATTTCAAAAGTGAATGGAGAATTATCGGTAGATTTAATTATAATTCTTATAAAAGAAAGAGGGTTTGTAAAAGATTTGTCGAATATAACATTAATTTAATATGTGGAGGCGAAAAGCATGACAATGAGAGAGGTATTTTTAGATCAACTAGCCGCCATTTATGACGAAAACAACTGGTTTGTCTGCTATGAAATGTCTATTCAGGATTTAGAAGATTACCAGGTTCACGAAAGACCGGATGACGAACAAACCCACTCTATTGCAGAACTCCTCAATCATCTCTACTTTTACAACTACCGTTATTTATGCCGCTTCAGGGGGGAGGAAATAGATGAACTTCCCAGATACTACGATACGTTCCAGGATCATGGCACTCTGTCATGGAGACAGGTAGCTGCCAGCAACAGCGTCGTTTTATCCGAATTTCGTAAAGAAATTAAGCGATGCAGTGACGAAAAGCTTGAGAAATGGGCTACTACCCTGTCACACCTCTTTATTCATAATGCCTATCATATCGGACAGGTCGTTCATATCCGCAAACAATTTGGCACCTGGAGTCTCTCTCCCGTAGTTAGGGGTTAAAAACCTTCGCAAAAAAAGTCTATTGTTTTTTTAGAAACCAGGTAATCTGGTTGTCCATTTAAAAGTTAAAAATAAACCAGGGATCCTTCCCTGGCTTATTCCTATTAACCTTCGCATACATGCATAGGAGCAAAGTCAGCTTCTGTTACAGGGACTGGGGTAGTTGTATCAAGACATGTGATTCCGCAGATGCAGTTAAGGTCAAACGTCATACAGATTCCTGTAGATTTGAATTCTGTAACCCCGTTTACCAAGTCACATACATCTCTTTTACTGCAACGGCTGTTTAAGGTCATGCTATTGTTGTCTGGTTTAAGCAGCTCAAGTTTGATACAGTTTTTCTTGTCGTCTGTAAATTTAATAGCTTTGAAGATGGGAGTCTCTACACAGTAGAACGTGTCATTAATCTTTTTAACACCGCTGGCAAAGAAAGGTTTGCAATCTTCGCAGTAAAGAATGAAAGGAATGGTTGTATCCCCGTTCCCGCCTGTAGCAGGACCTACTAGATCACGGATAGACCGTTCACAGCTGACATCACATTCGTCAGCCATAGCCACCTCTGCTTGAGCATCTAGAATTTTCTTAAGAATGTCGCGTACGCAGTTCCCTTTGTTTGAATGATATGACATTAAAATATCTCTCCTTTTCATATTGATCATTCCTTATCATTCTATGTAAGCTAAAGATTAGCGCCTGTACATCTGTCTATTTTCTATAAGATCAATAAAAATTTTAAGTTTCTATAATTTATAGGGCATCTACCAATACAAAAGGAAAAAGACAACATATAATAGGGTATCTATAATTAATGGTTATAGATTCATGGTTCACCACACTATGAGATTTTCCCTACGTTTAGACGCAAGCCGTACACTTGCGTCTTTTTTTGTGTTCCTGGAAAGATATATAAGCATTGCATGGAAACTTAATAGCTTATTAAACAAAAGGGCCGGATTGTGGAAGACTCAGTTTCGAGATATTTGGGGCCGTTACGTTAAATGTAAGTGGGGGCTGGTGGGGGGGAAATGACTCGCTTTCCTATGGGGGAACGCTGAGCTTCCTCGCTCGTTTCACTCCCTGCGGGATCTCACCTAGTCCCTTCTCCCAT
The Halobacillus halophilus DSM 2266 DNA segment above includes these coding regions:
- the proC gene encoding pyrroline-5-carboxylate reductase, with amino-acid sequence MIKQTIAFLGAGSMAEAMISGMVESGNISADQIIVTNRSNQDRLNEINDKYGVRTVLKDDLDFSQVDQLILAMKPKDIDAVLEDLRYKLNPNQVLVSVLAGISTSYMEDRLNDGQEVIRVMPNTSSTLRESATAMCPGHYTDMENVLVSKALLQSIGEVFIIPEDKMDVFTGIAGSGPAYFYYLMEHIEETGRAEGMDSKTLREIGAQTLLGAAKMMLEGEESPAELRKKVTSPNGTTAAGLDALEESGGGDAISAAIKGAAGRSKELSKEIEGLLVGSK
- a CDS encoding glutamate-5-semialdehyde dehydrogenase, encoding MTLTKDNVNVEAQAIEAKKASKSLMILSDKEKNDALHHIADVLERDFEAILAANEKDLRNGREQGFTEAFMDRLSLSQERIRDFAQGLRDVAELEDPTGKKLSDWTLENGLQVEKVTVPLGVIGMIYEARPNVTVDATGLALKSGNAIVLKGGSSAINSNQAIVEVIHKALAETKIPQESVQFIASTDRAATNQLFTMKEHVDVLIPRGGGKLIQAVVENATVPVLETGVGNCHIYIDKDADVEKAISILVNAKTDRPAVCNAAETLIVHKDWLAQHSDELISALKKENIHVHGDEHVLTIIPDAVPAGEDDWKNEYLSTDIAVKAVDDLVDAIAHIETYGTKHSEAIVTENQEAADKFLAIVDAAAIYHNASTRFTDGGALGFGAEIGISTQKLHARGPMGLPALTTVKFLMKGTGQIR
- a CDS encoding DinB family protein; its protein translation is MTMREVFLDQLAAIYDENNWFVCYEMSIQDLEDYQVHERPDDEQTHSIAELLNHLYFYNYRYLCRFRGEEIDELPRYYDTFQDHGTLSWRQVAASNSVVLSEFRKEIKRCSDEKLEKWATTLSHLFIHNAYHIGQVVHIRKQFGTWSLSPVVRG
- a CDS encoding CotY/CotZ family spore coat protein, with protein sequence MSYHSNKGNCVRDILKKILDAQAEVAMADECDVSCERSIRDLVGPATGGNGDTTIPFILYCEDCKPFFASGVKKINDTFYCVETPIFKAIKFTDDKKNCIKLELLKPDNNSMTLNSRCSKRDVCDLVNGVTEFKSTGICMTFDLNCICGITCLDTTTPVPVTEADFAPMHVCEG
- a CDS encoding STAS domain-containing protein, producing MQRNRELHDFLLHKAEDLTEQWYESLDKSDPRGVYASKDPKVIETLKGQNFEFHQHLCKVFIQPMDQFLEEFDDWVMKIASDPEHLSTPTYLIMREFLRVRDQYLYFVKEFIAVSDHAYTQEQIDRWKEVLIKAFDIVTMRVVEEKSNQLDTRIDKQQKTINELSSPLIDLSNGRALLPLVGDIDSSRASAIMDNTLKGCTDKGIDQLFIDLSGVYLVDTMVAHQIFQLISGLQLIGVSTTLSGIRPEIAHTAVQLGIDFGQISITPTLAQAIDRDPIYTSKPSS
- a CDS encoding DUF421 domain-containing protein; translated protein: MDWIWKAILIIIVGTIILRIAGRKSISQMTLSQTVIMIAIGSLLIQPVAGRNVWVTFGVGGVLVLTLIAMEFMQVKFDFMEKFLTGKSKPVIVNGQLNDQNLKKMRLTVDQLEMKLRQQSVTSIQDVKSATLEPNGQIGIELKENYKPATKQDVEEVRKELMALKNLLGSNTAYQAPQTAQSANIFQEVETKKNQKDIPDRLQ
- the proB gene encoding glutamate 5-kinase — its product is MTQDKKRVVIKIGSSSLTSLHGEISRRKLEKLVDEVVQLKDDGHEVLLVSSGAVAAGYRKLGCLERPSTLPEKQAAASIGQGLLMESYSDLFLSNGYIGSQILITRSDFSDEDRYNNARNTINVLLERGIIPIVNENDTITIDRLKFGDNDTLSAKVAGLVDADQLVILSDIDGLYDADPRKNEDAELLNKVHEITPEIEAAAGDPGSAVGTGGMKSKIDAFKISMASGISSFLGKAGTDNIVYDAVYHNARGTYFETAPETENLDQKKQWIAFNSGPEGEVIIDHRAKESIVEMKRSLLPMNVHHVKGRFKKGAVVRIHDLEGEEIGLGVVNYSSEQMKEMITLTEPELESYEKAAIERKDFVCHLDVALPAGV
- a CDS encoding thioredoxin family protein; amino-acid sequence: MNSLHSLESIQSFINRERLSLVYISQPNCSVCHSLKPQVEELLEEYPGISSVHVDASEVPEAAGQFSVFSVPAVLVFSEGKELFRKARFVPLGELNQQLVKYNHFINEV